In the genome of Peromyscus eremicus chromosome 1, PerEre_H2_v1, whole genome shotgun sequence, the window ccgagttacggatggttgtaggccactatgtgggtgctgggaatcaaacctgggtcctcggcaagagcaacCAGCCCTTTTAACCTCTCCACCATCTGTCCTGTCCGgtgggagagaccttgtcttggggCTTGGGggactggagcaatggctcaggagttaacaGTGcgcgctgctcttgcagaggactggattcGGCAGACATACACATGATTACAAATTAACAGAAGAGCCAGTGGCCCTTGCTCCTTCCACTGGGGTCTAGCCCCACCTCAGTTTGCAGTCCTGggtgcctacacacacagcagGGGGCTGCAGAGTCTGGGCCCAAGTGCAGCCTCAGATGCTACAGATACAACCAGGAGGCGGCAGGGTGAGGCTGCGTTCACCATGCCCTGCTGGGCCGAGGGCAGCCCCAGACTTGTTGGCTGGCAGAGCCCGTGAGCGGGGCCAGGTgttcagggtgggggtgggtacaGAGGGACATGTGACAGTCACTGCACAGGTCTGTTTCCACATAAAGAACTTTATTGAGCACTCGCCATCTGGGTGATGGAGGCCTTAATGTCCCTCCATGCCCATTCTGAAGTCATTGGACGGTTTTGCCTCCTGGGACCCTCCAGTTCCTTTCATTCCCTCGTCTGAAGCATACGATCACCTCAGAGCCTGTGAATTCCAGCTTCAAAGCCACCTGCAAAGGTGACCACCTGGACGGGGCCAAAGTACCAGTCTCCTGAGGCTGAGGTCGGGCAGGGCAAGCCTGGGGTCCTCAGGACTTCTGGATCACCACCTGGAACTTACCTGGAAGGGAAGGGCCACCTTGAACTGGGGCTGGGACAGGAAGCCTGTCAGCAGGCTGGCTGTTCACCTGAACCAACAGCCTGGGGCGCCCTGGAGTGGGTTGCGGGGGTACCACCCCCACCCAACTGGCCTGCATCCCAGATCATGGAGGAGCCCAGAGACAGGTGGCTGAACATGTAGGAGGCAGGAGGGCTAGCCTGAGCTCCTGACATGTCCTGCTCATTCACCACAGGTCCCCACAGTGCCATGGAGGGGGTGGCAGCTGCTCATTGGGGGGCAGGGCTCAGGCCCAGCCGTGCCCCATGGGGTCACGATAACAGCAGATGGGCCGTGAGTTGCCACTCTTCAAAGCCACTGGGAGTCTGGCCAGGGTGACTAAGATGTCCCACTGGGTCCTGTGCTACCCTCTACCCTTAGAGGCACTCCAGGGACACAAACTGGGTACACGGATGTGCTCACATTAGTGGTCTCTGGGCCTCAAATTCCATGTCAGATGTGGTTTGATAATCTGGCTCCCCTTCCCAACACGGATGAGGGACCCATCAGGGATGGGGAAGCCCCAAAGCCTACACTACATTTAAGGGATGCAAAGCACCCCTCCCCCAGTGACTTACAGGCGGGCAGGGCAGCCACAGAGGCGGTGACCAGGCTCTGGAAGCCCAGCGTATGGAGGGCGCCGCACAGAAGGCCGCAGGTGAAGGCCAGGAACTAGGATGGGGACACAGACCACTGTGGGAAGAGGGGAGACCAGGCCCGAGCCCCAGGAGAGGCCTAGCAGGGGGTGGGCAGATAGGCGTGTCCTGTACCGCCCCCAATACCTTGGGAGCTTCCTCTAGATACTGTGACCCCGAGCCCATGGTGACGAGGAGGGGGAAGCTGTTGTCCTGCAGCACGTAGGTCCCCTGGTGACAGAAAAGAGGCGGACGGGGCTGGGCACTGACCGAGGGAAGGAC includes:
- the Trappc6a gene encoding trafficking protein particle complex subunit 6A — its product is MFQKHIDGLRTNHQGTYVLQDNSFPLLVTMGSGSQYLEEAPKFLAFTCGLLCGALHTLGFQSLVTASVAALPACKFQVVIQKS